A stretch of DNA from Salvelinus sp. IW2-2015 unplaced genomic scaffold, ASM291031v2 Un_scaffold5013, whole genome shotgun sequence:
ttctcctAACGACCTAATCGCGACAGTCCACTGATTCTCCTTTGAACAACCTATGACGCCACTTATTCTCTATATCGACCCTTATGACTGTCCACTGGATTCTCCTTATAACGAACCCTAAGGACCAGTCCACTTGATCTCCTTAACGAACCCTATGACAGTCCACTTGATTTCCTATACGAACTCTAACTGACGGTCCACTGTTATTTCACTAAAACCATAATACCCGATATGACGAACCCAATGACGTCCACTGATCTCTATAACGAAACCCTACAGTCACTGATCTAGTACAACCTCTTGATTGCTCTATAACGAACCCTAATGAACGGTCCACTTGATTCTCTTATAACGAACCCTAAGACATTCCACTTGATTCTCGTATTAACGAACCCTAATGCGGTCCACTTGATTCTCTTATAACAGAACACCTAATGACGGTCCACTTGTCTTACGCTAATAGTACTGATCCCTATAACAACCCTAAACAGACCAGTCACCTTGATTACGGCTTATCTCCAACCAATGACGTCCACTTGATTCTCCTTAACGAACCACTAATGAAGTCACGTTACTCCCTATAACTgaacctatgacggtgccacttgaTTGTCTCCTTATACGAACCCTAATGACGCAACTTGATTCTCCCTATAACCGACACTAATGACGCGCCACTTTGAATTCCTATCAACGAACCCTAATGACCGTGTCCACTGATTCTCCTATAACGACCATATGTCCAGTCTCTTACGACCTAAGCGTCACTTGATCGTCCTATAACAAACCCTAATGTGTCACTGATTCCAAACTGACTACATACTTACTGTTCACCTATAACAACCCTCATGACAGTTCACTTGATTTCTGCCTTAAGACCTATGACTCCACTTGATTCTCTATAACAACCCTATGACGTCCACTTGATTCTCTAAACGAACCCTAATGATGCGTTCCAACTTGATTCTGCTATAACGCAACCGCTAATGACAGTCCACTTGTCTCTACTTACGAAACCCTAATGCAGTCCTTGATTCATCCTATAATCGACCCTAATACGTCCACTTGATTTTCCTACGACTATGACACAGATTCCTTGCGAACTACAAGTCACCTTGATTCTCCTTATACGAAGTCACTATGACGTCCACTTGATTTCCCTATAGCAACCTAAATGACGTTCCACTTGATTCTACTAAACGAACCCTAATGAGTCCACTGATGTCCCATCCACCTAAGTCAGACTATATGAACCCTAATGACTCCACTTATTCTCCTATCAACGACCCTAATGACTAGTACCATGATTACTCCTATACGACAACTTAATGACCAGTCACTTGATTCTCCTATAACGAACCCTGAACGTCCTTGTCTAACGAATAAGACGGCACTTTGATCTCCTATACGAACCTAATGACGTCCATGTTTCTCCTATAATGAACCCTAATGACAGGTCCAACTTGATTCTCCTATAACGAACACCTAATGACGTCACTTGTTGCTCCTACATCAACCCTGCACCTTCCCTTAAGAACCTTGATCGCGTCCACTTGATATTCCTAAACGACCCACTAATGACCGTCCACTTGATTTCTTATAACTATACGCCCTATGTTTATAACAGACCAAAAGTCCCTGATGCTCCTATACGAACCAATACGTCTCAATGAATTCTCATAGACGAACACTAATGAGTACTATCGTCATCGACCTTAAATACGTCACGAGTATACGAACCCTAATTGACGTCACTTGATTCTCCTATACACGACCTAATGACAGTCCCACTTGATTCTTCCTATCAACACCTAATCCATTGATGTCCTTCGAACATGAACCACGTTCTACAACCTAGAATCACTTTCTCTATCACGAACCCTAATTGCGTCCACTTGATGCTTCCTATCACGACCCTATACAGTCACTGATTCTCCTATCACATAACCCTAATGACACCACTTGACTCTCGTATACAACGCTAATGACGGTCATTGATGCCCTATCACGAACCCTAATGACAGTCACTGATTCTCCTAATAACATAACTAATCGACGGGTCCGCTTGAATTCTCCTATAACGAACCATAATCACGGTCCACTATTCTCCTATAACGCACACCTAATGACGTCCACTTGATTCTCCTATAACGAACCTAATGACGGCTCACTTGATTACTTCCTATAACAGAACCTAATGACGGTCCACTTGATTCCTATAACGAACCCAATTGACAGTCCACTTGATTCTCCTATACGCCCTAATGACGGTCCACTTGATTCCTCATAACGAACCCTAATGACGGCCACTTGTATGTTCTATAAGAACCCAATGCGAGTGCAGTACTTACTATCTCTGGTGCGGaccagagggaggaagaaggtcTCCTTCAATCGATAGAGAGAAAGTCGATCTTTTCCTGGTGTTAAGGCGGAGATGACAGTAGTACTGTGTTCAGGATGGATTCGATATAATGTGTTCGTAACGGAAGGAGTGACAGCCAGTTAATGGAAGTCCTGTGGAGAGGAGACTTTAAGAATGGATCTTCATATTTTACACTTGCAAGTTTTACATTCCAATTCCTGGTAGCTAGTCTTACCATTCCTACCTGATACAGTTTTACTTCCTAGCTGAGTGCTGTTTATTTCTGGATCTAGTTCCTGCTGTGCTAGTTTACATTCTAGCCTGAGTGCTAGTTTTAACATCCTTCCAGTGTAGTTTCATTTATTGATCTATTACCTATCCTGAGTGCTTAGTTTTTACCTTCCTGATTTGCAGTGCTAGTTTACATTCTAGTCTGAGTGCTAGTATTACATCCTACCTGATATGCTAGTTTCATGCCTATCCGAGTTGCTAGTTTATTTCCATCCTGAGTGAGTAGTTACATTCCTATCCTGGTGCTAGTTTTAACATTCCTAGCTGAGGCTAGTTTTACATTCCTAGCCGAGGCTATTTTACATTCCTATCCTGTCTGAGTTTTACATCATCTGAGTACAGTTTTCCATTCCTAACCTGAGTGTAGTTTTACATTCTAGCGCGATAGCTAGTTTTACATTTCTACTGATATAGTTTACTTTCTTCTTGAGTACTGAGATACTCTTTTACTTCTATCTGATCTACTAAGTTTACTTCCTATCGATGTAGTTTACATTCCTAGCCTGAAACTAGGTTTACATTCTATCCTGAGTCGTGTTTACTCCTAACTGAGTACATTTATCATTCCTATCTGATGTAGTTTTATTCTATCTGAGTACTAGTTTACATATCCCTGAGTGCTAGTTTGTATCTATCCAGTAGTGAGTTACATTCTATTCCGGTGCTGTTACATTCCTAACTGAGTCTAGCTATTACATTCCTATCCTGAGTACTTTTTACATTCCTAGTCTGATATCTAGTTTTACATTCCTAACCTGAGTACTAGTTTTACATCCTATCTGAGTATAGTTTACATTCCTATCCTGAGTGCTAGTTTACATTCTATCTGAGTGCTAGTTTTTACATTCCAACCTGAGTACAGTTTCACTTCCTATCCTGAGTGCTAGTATTTACATTCCTATCTGAGTGCTATTACATTCCTAACCTGAGGCTGTTACATTTCACTATCTGAGTGCTAGTTTTACATTCCTAAGAGTGCTAGTTTAAATTCCTATTCACTAGTATGTTTACATTCTATCCTGAGTGCTATTTTACATCCTATACTGATGCTAGTTTTACATTCCTTCCTGGTGCTAGTTTACATTCCTAACCTTTGAATCTAGTTTTACATTCTATCTGGTGCTAGTTTACATTCCTAACCTGAGTGCTAGTTACTTCCTATCCTGATACTGTTTTACATCCTAGTCTTGAGTACTAGTTTACATCCAAGATTAGTTTTACATTCCTTCTAGTGCTAGTTTTAATTCCTATCCTGGTACTCAGTTTTACGTTCCTATCCTGACTACTAGTTACTTACCACCTGAGTGCTTAGTTTACATTCCTTACCTGATGCTTAGTGTTTACGATCTTCGAGCTATTTACTATTCTCCTGAGTCTAGTTTACATATCTTCCTGATATCGATGTACCTAGTCTTTTTAACTGTTTAGTATATTTTCATCTAACTGAGGTACTAGTTTAGCGATCCATACCTGATGCTAGTTTAATTCATATCCTGAGACTAGTTTTAATCCTATCTATGAGGTGTTTACATCCTAACCCTGAGTGCGTTACATTCTATTCCTGAGTGCTAGTTTTCATTGCTACTGAGTGCAGTTTTCACTATTCCTATCCGAGTTACTAGTTTTACATCTAGCCTGAACAGTTCCTGAGTGCAATTTACTATTCCTATCCTGAGTGCTAGTTTTACATTCCTATCCTGGATGTGTACTCTATGTGTTTACAATCCATCTGAGATGCTAGTTTTACAGTTCCTATCCTGAGTCTAGTTTACATCCTATCTCGATCAGTTTGACGTTCTTTCTACGGTAGTTTATTTTCCGAGGCTAGTTCTTACATTCCTATCCTGGTGCTAGTTTCAATCTAATTGAGTGCTATTTACATCTCACCTGAGTGCTCAGTTTTACATTCCTATCCTGAGCTGTTCTACGTCCTTCTGAGTCCTGTTTACTTCCTATCGAGTCTAGTTTTACATTCCTAGTCTGGGCCTAGTTTTACATTCCTACTGTAGCTGAGGGCCAATTGTGTTTGGCTTGACATGAAGCAATGGAGTTAGCAAGAGCCAAACAGATCTTGCCTACATCTACGGAAATTGTCCTGACCACATTTACTTTCAGTTTGCGATTCGAACGAGGACCTCTGgtgctggctcgcctctctaaaCCACTAGGATACCGGCTGCCTACTGTACCTTGTGGGCGGTGATGTCGTTGGCCTTGAAGGAACCTTGATCTTTGAGACGTCGGCATAGGTGGCCAGCACATCCCATGGAGTGGAATCTTCACATATATGTTACCGTCATCTGACTCCTGattggagagagaaatggagagatggatgagagatgTGGAATGGTTAAATGGAGAGATGGTGtgatggagacatggagagatgGTGGATGGAGAGATGTAGGATGTGCTGAGGATGATGGATAGTGAATATGGAAGTGGATATGAGTATTTGAGAGATGTAGGATGGAGTGTCGATGGAGAGATGTGGTGGGATGAGGATCGAGAGATGTGAGATggatgggatggagagatggtAGAGATGGGGTGATGTGGATTGTGGAATTGAGAGTGAGATGGTGGATGGAGAGATGGTGGGATGGAGAGATGTGAGTTGAGagtgtggagatggagagattggaggagatggagagatgtgagTTGGAGAGATAGAGATGTGGAGGATGGAGGTGGAGTGCGAAGAtgtggagatggaggtggagacCAGTTGACCGCACAGAGAAGACAAGACAGAAGCAATAGCAGATAATACACCAGAGAACAGACCAGAGAACAGTACGAGACAGCAGAAAACAACAGAGAAGCACCGAAAAACAACCAGAAAAAGACGCAGGAAAAAGACGCATGAaacagaccacgagaaacaaccGAGAACAGACCAGAAAAACCAGAGAAACGACAGAGAAACAGGACCAGAAACAGaccagaaaaacagacagagaaacagaccagaaacagaccgAAGACAGCAGAAGAACAGACTAGAGAAACAGAAGAACAAAGAtcgacaagacagacaagacagacagacagtcatatCCAAGTCTTCACTATGTGTTGCTCAAGGACAATCCATTTCTGTCCCAATAGCAGAATTGAGACCTTGCAACTACACAAACAAGCATTTCCTAACTCTGCTGTATGTTTTTATTACTACTCCCCAGGGTGAGAAAATAATGGATTCCCAAGTACAAAACAATCATCTGTCCTGTATGTCACCGGTTTTCACTACTGCCCGATCAGTTATTGATGCGTTACCAACTTCTATGTCCAATGTTTAATCACTACTGTCGATCAGCTTACTGATGCGTTACTACTTCTATGCTCCACAATGTTATTCACTAATCCTGTCCAGATCATATTATACTGCGTACTAACCTATGGTCGCAATGGTTATCACTAACTGGTCCAGATAGTTTATGACGCGTTACTACTTCTAATGTCAACCCGTGTTTTcacctaacctggtcccagaactCATTTATCAAGCGTTCTCAACCTCTCCTTGGACCACCATTTATTCACTAACCCGTCACAGACTCAGCTTAGCTGCGTTACTAATTATTTCCTATGTGTTTATCACTACCTGTCCCATCATTTATACTGTCTACTAACTTTTATGTCCAATGTGTTATTCACTAACTGGTCCAGTCAGTTTAATGCGTTGCTAACTCTCTATGGTCCATGTGTTATTCACTAACCTGGTCCGATCAGTTTATGTATGCGTACAACTCTATGGTCAACGGTAGCAAGCCAACAAATCTAGACCGTGTTTATTACTTCCCAAACTGTTATATTCTAACGAATGATCTTCGGGCAGAATTCCATACACCTTTTATCTACCATTGAACTCTCAGGCAGATATTGTATAATAATCTTCAGACAGAGATCTTACCAAACTTGTTATATTCAACAATGTAATCTTCAGATCAGAGATCTACCCATAACTTGTGTTATACCTAAACGAAGTGAATATTCTTCACGAGATCTCAGCGAACTCCATATTGTTATATCTAACATATGACATCTCCTAACTTTAGAGTCAGCAGTTCACCAACTTGTTATATCTAACGAATATCTTACGGCGATCTCACCATACTTGTTATATCTACCAGAAATCTTCAGAGCAGGAATTCACATAACTTGGTTATATTAACCGAATAATCTTCAGAGCAGGAATCTCACCATAACTTGGTTATATCTAACCGAATGAATCTTCAGAGCAGGAATCTTACCGATTGATCCTCTGTCTCCAGCTCCAGACCTGCCTTCTGTAGGTTAGCTTCATACTCCTTGCGCCTCTCCTGTTGAGAAACACAACAATATGGGAGAGGAACATAACAACTAGCAATGGTCATCGAAATTGTTAAAAGTTTTTTWAAACAATTCTAATAAATGTAATAGTTAGAAGACATGTATctaaaaaagtatttatattGTTTGCGAtatcagacataatatcactataatcccAGTGTTCATTATCAGAAGTTTGCATTCATTTCAGCGCATCtaatttcaaatgtattaaattataacTTAATTTCAAATCTattaaattataacttttttctttctttcttcaatCTCACAAAAAATGTACACCCATCAAAATAAAAGTTATCTTTCTactctttcttgtgatgtaagtgtGGAGACGGTACGTTAAATCCCTGACTAAACTTTAGCGTTCATACAGATTCAACTGAAAGACAATGTATCCCATAGAGCCCACGTCAGCCATTACCGGGGTGTGTTTAACAGGTCATTGCGAACATTTCCCGCGGTGGTAACGCTAACGGGGGAAAAACATCAGGCACAAGCAAGAGTACGAAAGAGTCACAGGAGTCAAATGAAAGCAATCCATCCAGCGAGATTTAAAGTGATWAGTGGATTTTGCatccctcaaacacaggaaatactgCTGAAAAAGACAGAccctcaggtgggcggggcatgcgCGTTGCTATAGAAACACACAGTAATGGGGAGTTTATCTGTTTTGGCACTAGAAAAACAACTTCCTCCATCAATTTCACTGCTTTGTCATCTGCATTTATCATACAGGAAGAGGGCCTCAACTTTCCTGCTACCACACATCCAACTATAACATTCTAGGaatagtgactgtgtgtgtgcttgtgtttgtgtctgtgtgacagTTCCTGTCCAGGCCTAGGGTCAGTATGGTGAGCAGtgagtgtggtgtctgtgtgtgaggttcaggacagacagacacagcagagcTGACATTCAGAGCTGACAGGCCTCCCAGCCATGAAGTGACAGTAACAACAAGGTGTTAGGGCTAACACTCCTGTACCAGACACACTGGACCATTCACTCTGTAGCTACTAGTCCCTGGGCTAGCTGCATCCTAACATACAGTCTGAAGCTACTGACCAGGCCAGCACAGTAGCCTAACATACAGTCTGAAGCTACTGACCAGGCCAGCACAGTAGCCTAACATTAACATCTGAAGCTACTGACCCAGGCCAGCACAGTAGCCTAACATACAGTCTGAAGCTACTGACCAGGCCAGCACAGTAGCCTAACATACAGTCTGAAGCTACTGACCAGGCCAGTCCAGTAACCCAACATACAGTCTGAAGCTACTGACCAGGCCAGTCCAGTAACCCAACATACAGTCTGAAGCTACTGACCAGGCCAGTCCAGTAGCCTAACATATGGGGACAAGTGAGGGCCGTTCAAACTGTGTCACAGTTCACACAGCATGTAAATACTACTCAAACATACTTAGTACTCAAAATACACTAAAATAACTAACTAACCAAGGAAACTAAGTGTCAATTCAAGGCTAACGCAAAAGCAAGGCTGAAGGACATTCCATTCCATGCGGCTGGCTAGGAATCAGGAATCATAGCTAGTGTAGCTTATCTCTAAAATATTCAAGGGAAAAATCCACtccaaaactatatatatattttttttctccattagtccactgttgattacagccccaaaatgttttgcatgtcggcagtcaagttttcaagatattggactttgaagaagcaaagtgtcaccggcTAATTCCCctttaacactatcaacaaagaCAGTGATAGTATGAACAGCTTGGCAAGAGAAAAATAGCTGCTACTGACAACTGACAATGTAGTGCAAGTATGCTTCTATACTGACTCACACTGTATAACTGTACTATTGCCAAATACTAGTCATGTAGCCTGGGTAAGCTAAACTGAAGGCTAAACTCACAATGGAGCAGAACATTCAGTCTGGTTTACCCAGGCTAAGTGTCCTGTGCTCAGAAACCAGCACCTAGTCTCACTttgaattacagtacattacagattACAGtacaattacagtacattacagattACAGtacaattacagtacattacagattACAGTACATAGAAAAACTTGTGATAACTAGTAAATTGCGTTTTGACGTTATAGAAAAGGTAATAGCTTCAGTAATAGTGAGCGCAGGTGTGTTTCTGCAGGTTGTATCTTACCTGTTTCCTCTCTCCGTCTCGGTCATCCACATAGGACAGGATGAAGTCAATCCTCCTCTTTCCATCACGGAAGAACACAGAGTCCTTACTCTGTTGATGCTTGTCAACCTGNNNNNNNNNNNNNNNNNNNNNNNNNNNNNNNNNNNNNNNNNNNNNNNNNNNNNNNNNNNNNNNNNNNNNNNNNNNNNNNNNNNNNNNNNNNNNNNNNNNNNNNNNNNNNNNNNNNNNNNNNNNNNNNNNNNNNNNNNNNNNNNNNNNNNNNNNNNNNNNNNNNNNNNNNNNNNNNNNNNNNNNNNNNNNNNNNNNNNNNNNNNNNNNNNNNNNNNNNNNNNNNNNNNNNNNNNNNNNNNNNNNNNNNNNNNNNNNNNNNNNNNNNNNNNNNNNNNNNNNNNNNNNNNNNNNNNNNNNNNNNNNNNNNNNNNNNNNNNNNNNNNNNNNNNNNNNNNNNNNNNNNNNNNNNNNNNNNNNNNNNNNNNNNNNNNNNNNNNNNNNNNNNNNNNNNNNNNNNNNNNNNNNNNNNNNNNNNNNNNNNNNNNNNNNNNNNNNNNNNNNNNNNNNNNNNNNNNNNNNNNNNNNNNNNNNNNNNNNNNNNNNNNNNNNNNNNNNNNNNNNNNNNNNNNNNNNNNNNNNNNNNNNNNNNNNNNNNNNNNNNNNNNNNNNNNNNNNNNNNNNNNNNNNNNNNNNNNNNNNNNNNNNNNacacacacacacacacacacacacacacacacacacacacacacacacacacacacacacacacacacacgtggtcaGCTGAAATACACAGACAAAGCCCCGTTTTCCCAGACACACATTAAGTCCTTGACTGAAAAGCCTTATATCAATAGAGATTATGTGTCTGGGAAGCTGGCCCATAAGGTACATCATAACAAAGGACAGCCTTAGATGCATTCAGTAAGGTAGACAGTCTTCAGTTCACTCCAACTCTAAACGTTTCAAACAGGCGTTTCAAGGCACAATCAAACAGTAGCTGAGCACATAATTGAATACAGCCAAGGCTCTGAGCCACTCATCCAAAGCACAGCAACGTCACTGCAAATCAATCCATGTACTGTCACTGTAACTAGATACATCAATACCAAGATGAAGaatcacacacagcaacacagtaTTACCTCTCTCCTGCAGAGGACGGACGACATGCAAGGAGCAAGAGCAACGCAATTCAATTTCAACCTTGGCTCAGAGTGGGactgacagtgttttaactactttacagacaatcataatatcagtaaaaaaatcaaaaaaatcccagtttatgctacaaaactaACTTTataaagaggttttaaaaataggttatatttgactcaatTCTATGACGtacagtaaggcattgttggcagaatagatggatggtGTTCAACGCACGATTCATATAATTCACCTATACATTTCCTGGTTGTCCCAAaacatattgctatcaggttgtacatttagccagtaaccgaaaggttgctggatcgaatccccgagctgacaaggtaaaaaatctgtcattctgcacctgaacaaggcagttaacccactgttccccggtaggacgtcattgtaaataagaatttgttcttaactggcttgcctagttaaataaaggttaaaaaataaataatttcaatttgatcttgttgttgatgtgcgtAACTGAGGGAGAGACAGCCTACCTtgtcatggttgtttgatcaataggactctGTAAAGTTTACAAATGTAAGAGGACTaccgtggtatttacatatttacagAAATCCATCCAGGTATATTTTGTGGCTTTCGaggaatgtgttctaatgatctaaagttgtgctgttgctacttcctgtaaacacacacggtccagttcaaagtgaatgatggcagggcctacttcctgtaaacacacacagtccagtttaaagtgaatgatggcatggcctacttcctgtaaacacacacagtccagttcaaagtgaatgatggcatggcctacttcctgtaaacacacacagtccagttgAAAGTGATGATGGTAGGCTACTTCCTGTAAACCACGTCCAGttgaaagtgaatgatggcagggaccttacttcctgtaaacacacacggTCAGTTTGAAAGTGAAGTGATGGCAGGGCCTACTTCTGTAAACAACCACACGTCCAGTTGAAAGTGAATGATGAGGCACTTCCTGTTACCGTCTAAAGTGTGTGCGCCTctttcctgtaaacacacacagtccagttgaaagtgaatgatggcagggctacttcctgtaaacacacaggtcCAGTTGAAAGTGAATGATGGAGGGCTACTCTTGTAAACACACACGTCCAGTTGAAAGTGATATGATGGCAGGGCTACTCTGAAACACACACCAGTCAGTTTGAAAGTGGATGATGGAGGACCCTATTCTGTAAACACACACGGTCAGttgaaagtgaatgatggcagggctaCTTCTGTAACACACCGTTCCAGTGAAAGTGAATTGATGGGCAGGGCATACTTCCTGTAACACAACGGTCCAGTTTTAAAAGTGAATTGATGGCAGGGCTACTTCCTTGTAACACACACAGGTTCCAGGTttgaaagtgaatgatggcaggccttacttcctgtaaacacacacggtccagtctgaaagtaatgatggcaGGGCCTATTCTTAAAACACAACGTCCAGTTGAAAGTAATTTGATGGAGGGCCTACTTCCTGTAAAAACAACCCGGTCCAGGTTGAAATTAATGATGCagggccctacttcctgtaaacaacaCGGTCCACGTTTAAAGTGATGATGGCAGGCTACTTCTGTAAACAAACAGTCCTTTAAAGAGTGAATGATGGCCGGGCCTCTTCCTGTAAACACTACCGGTCAGTTTAAAGGTGAATGAGGAGGGCCTACTTCTGTAAACCACACGTCAGTTttaaaagtgaatgatggcagggctaCTTCCGTGTAAACAACACAGTCCAGTTTAAAGTGAAGTGATGCAGGGCATACTTTCTGTAAACACCACTCGGTTCCAGTTGAAGTGAACTTGAGGCATGGGCCTACTTTCTGTAAACACACCCACAGTCAGTTCAAGTGAATTGGCAGGGTACTTCTTGTAACACACACGGGTCCAGTTGACAAGTGAATGATGGCATGGCCTACTTCTGTAAACACTACACAGTTCCAGTTTCCAAAGGTGATGATGGCAGGGCCTATTCCTTGTAACACACGACGGTCCAGTTGAAAGTGAATGCATGGCAtggctacttcctgtaaacacaacGCGTCCATTGTTGAAGTGAATGGATGGCAgggcctacttcctgtaaacacacactcaGTTGAAAGGTTGAATGATGGCATTGGACTTCCTGTTAAAAACCACCACGGTCCAGTTGAAAGTGAATGTGGCAGGGCTACGTTCCTGTAAACACCACACGGTCAGTTGATTAACAGTGAATGATGCATGGCCTACTTCTGTAAACAACAACATTCACGCGTCCGtttaaagtgaatgatggcagggctaTTCTGTAAACCACACAGTCCAgttgaaagtaatgatggatggcTACTTCCT
This window harbors:
- the LOC112077877 gene encoding anoctamin-5-like, translated to MWRKRALFLKHRSRVDKHQQSKDSVFFRDGKRRIDFILSYVDDRDGERKQERRKEYEANLQKAGLELETEDQSESDDGNIYVKIPLHGMCWPPMPTSQRSRFLQGQRHHRPQ